The nucleotide window AGTATGTCAGTTTGAAGTTCTTCGGGAGGAGTTTCAGCAGGGTCGTTTAAATAAAACTCATAAGAAACACCATCCCACTGCAAATTATTATCATCCATATATTTCATCAAGTCATTATAAGCTGCTTCAATATTGTTGTAAGCTCCTGTATACATTGTTTCTAAATAGTCACCTGCTAATATTTCATTACATTTTATATCTTGGCTAGGGGGCAATGGAATGTTTACTGGAAAGCCAATTTCAATATC belongs to Tissierellales bacterium and includes:
- a CDS encoding GyrI-like domain-containing protein, whose amino-acid sequence is MPYECKVVEKEAQSVLSIRTRSAVKDLPEVLGKAYGKIFNYITQLHEEPSGPPFVAYYNMDMDDLDIEIGFPVNIPLPPSQDIKCNEILAGDYLETMYTGAYNNIEAAYNDLMKYMDDNNLQWDGVSYEFYLNDPAETPPEELQTDILISLK